Proteins encoded by one window of Engraulis encrasicolus isolate BLACKSEA-1 chromosome 23, IST_EnEncr_1.0, whole genome shotgun sequence:
- the prss23 gene encoding serine protease 23, producing the protein MALDTTSSSSSSSSSSSSHPSLFSSSCRLLLLYLLLLPLCHVSRALQPPPPNQSPVGTPGVSGSHHPHHPHHPHNHIPSLVPHTPLPLSRSRFSSQTQLDFSTHCNASCFHRGETARRVEELTQQLAFETLYANGSRTLTAVDLDEAEEDYNDYEDVLALQSTRERSSSGRSGRPLRHRRRRMKRQIYGADGRFNIRGEHFLLDYPFSTAVRISTGCTGVLVSQRHVLTAAHCVHDGKDYVKGARKLRVGFLIPPSSVGNVTGGAQQLHKDNSNNVNNHISNNINANTNSRITNINTINQIPQGSSSTRTGKTSTTVTDSGKKPLVRWVRVKRTRVPKGWIQGPQEVSMDFDYALLELRGSHRRPFMRMAVAPQARDLAGKRIHFSGFDSDRPGELVYRFCPVEDESNDLIYQHCDARPGASGSGVYGRVWDGVTKRWERKVIGIFSGHQWLEIDGENRDYNVAVRFTPLKFAQICYWVHGNQVDCGRD; encoded by the coding sequence ATGGCACTTgacacaacatcatcatcatcttcatcctcctcctcctcctcttcccatccctccctcttctcgTCCTCCTGCCGTCTCCTACTGCTCTACCTGCTGCTGCTCCCCCTCTGCCACGTGTCCCGAGCCCTCCAACCACCCCCACCAAACCAGTCTCCTGTGGGGACACCAGGGGTGTCGGGGtcgcaccacccccaccacccccaccacccccacaaccACATCCCCTCCCTGGTGCcccacacccctctccccctctctcgctcccgcTTCAGCTCTCAGACCCAGCTGGACTTCAGCACGCACTGCAACGCCAGCTGCTTCCACCGGGGGGAGACAGCGAGGCGTGTGGAGGAGCTCACCCAGCAGCTGGCCTTCGAGACGCTCTACGCCAACGGCTCTCGCACCCTGACCGCCGTCGACCTGGACGAGGCCGAGGAGGATTACAACGACTACGAGGACGTGCTCGCGCTCCAGTCCACAAGAGAgcgtagtagtagtggtaggagTGGTCGTCCACTACGCCACAGGCGGCGCCGTATGAAGCGGCAGATCTACGGCGCCGACGGGCGCTTCAACATCCGCGGCGAGCACTTCCTGTTGGACTACCCGTTCTCCACGGCGGTGCGGATCTCCACGGGGTGCACGGGGGTGCTGGTGTCCCAGCGGCACGTGCTGACGGCCGCCCACTGCGTGCACGACGGGAAAGATTACGTCAAGGGGGCGCGCAAGCTCCGCGTCGGCTTCCTCATCCCGCCCTCGTCTGTGGGGAACGTCACCGGCGGCGCGCAACAGCTCCACAAGGACAACAGCAACAATGTAAACAACCACATCAGCAACAACATCAATGCCAACACCAATAGCCGCATCACCAACATCAACACCATCAACCAGATCCCCCAGGGCTCCAGCTCCACCAGAACCGGCAAAACCTCCACCACCGTCACCGACTCTGGCAAGAAGCCCCTGGTGCGCTGGGTGCGAGTGAAACGCACCCGCGTGCCCAAAGGTTGGATCCAGGGCCCCCAGGAGGTCAGCATGGACTTCGACTACGCCCTGCTGGAGCTCCGGGGCTCCCACCGCCGGCCCTTCATGCGCATGGCCGTGGCACCGCAGGCCCGCGACCTGGCCGGCAAGCGCATCCACTTCTCCGGCTTCGACAGCGACCGGCCCGGCGAGCTGGTGTACCGCTTCTGCCCCGTGGAGGACGAGTCCAACGACCTGATCTACCAGCACTGCGACGCGCGGCCCGGCGCGAGCGGCTCGGGGGTGTACGGCCGCGTGTGGGACGGCGTCACCAAGCGCTGGGAGCGCAAGGTCATCGGGATCTTCTCGGGCCACCAGTGGCTGGAGATCGACGGGGAGAACCGCGACTACAACGTGGCCGTCCGCTTCACGCCACTCAAGTTCGCCCAGATCTGCTACTGGGTGCACGGCAACCAGGTGGACTGCGGCAGGGACTGA
- the cfl1 gene encoding cofilin-1: protein MASGVKVDENVLFLFNDMKVRKANLTEEEKKKRKKLVLFCLSSDEKKIIVEEGQEILQGDSGDPYTKLIQMLPEKDCRYALYDATFETKETKKEDLVFIFWAPETAPLKSKMIYASSKDAIKKKFTGIKHEWQLNGLDDIKDRRSLAEKLGGSTVVSLEGKSLNE from the exons ATG GCATCTGGAGTCAAGGTCGACGAGaatgtcctcttcctcttcaacgACATGAAGGTGCGCAAGGCCAACCtgacggaggaggagaagaagaagcgcAAGAAGCTGGTGCTCTTCTGCCTGAGCAGTGACGAGAAGAAGATCATCGTGGAGGAGGGCCAGGAGATCCTGCAGGGCGACTCCGGCGACCCCTACACCAAGCTCATCCAGATGCTGCCCGAGAAGGACTGCCGCTACGCCCTCTACGACGCCACCTTCGAGACTAAGGAGACCAAGAAGGAGGACCTGGTCTTCATCTTCTG ggctcCTGAGACGGCTCCCCTTAAAAGCAAGATGATCTACGCCAGCTCCAAGGATGCCATCAAAAAGAAATTCACAG gCATCAAGCACGAATGGCAGCTGAACGGTCTGGACGACATCAAGGACCGGCGGTCTCTGGCAGAGAAGCTGGGAGGGTCAACAGTGGTGTCCTTGGAAGGAAAATCGCTCAACGAAtga